In Bacillus pumilus, the sequence TGCCTTTGAACATGCAGGAATAGTGCCAGATGTCATTGTATTATCAAAAGCAATTGGTGGAAGTCTGCCGCTTTCAGTTGTGATTTATGATAAAGACTTGGATCAATGGAATCCAGGAGCACATATTGGCACATTTAGAGGAAATCAAATGGCGATGGCTGCTGGAACCGCTACGCTTAAATTTATAAAAGAATCCAATCTGCTTGATCATGTAGACCAATTAGGTGATCGTATGCAGGCTCATCTAAAAGACATCCAAAAACAAGTGCCTGCACTCGGTGATGTACGTGGAAGAGGTTTAATGATTGGCGTTGAAGTCGTCAATCCAAATGAGAAACAGGATGTGGACGGAAGCTATCCAGCGAATCCAGAGCTAGCCAGTATCATTCAAAAGAATTGCTTCGATAAAGGCTTAATTGTGGAGACAGGAGGCCGTTTCGGAAGTGTAATTCGATTCTTACCACCATTGATCATGACAGAAGAACAGCTTGAAAAAGTCATCGCTATTTTTAAAGAGGCAGTTTACGATGCAATCAACTAAGCCTTCTGTTGATTCATTATTTATTAATCAAAGCCAGCTTGGGAGAGAGTCCTTCCAAGCGGCTCTCCATACATCCATCGACAGCTTACTGGCCCAGTGGCAAAAAGACACAGGACCGTACAGCGGAATATTGCCTGGGAAATTAGCGGCTAGTGTCGAATCGTTATTTCAATTTCAACCGTCTGGTGAATCAATTGATTCTGTCTTTCGAGATATAAAAGAACACCTTTTGCCTCATTTGGTTGATGTGTCACATCCTAAATGCTTGGCACATCTTCATTGCCCGCCCCTCATTCCTGCACTTGCAGCAGAGGTGATGGTAAGTTCCTTTAACCAATCGATGGATTCCTTTGACCAAAGCGGCATTGCTTCTTTGGTGGAGGAGGAAATCCTAAAGTGGCTGTGTGCGAAGTTTTCTTATGGAGATCTAGCAGATGGGACATTTACGAGCGGCGGAACCCAATCTAACTATATGGGACTGCTGCTTGCGAGAGATGCATTTTGCGAAAACACATGGCAATGGAATGTTCAGCAGAAAGGTTTACCGAGCGAAGCTCACCGTATGCGGATTCTCTGCTCTAAGAATGCTCATTTCACTGTGAAAAAATCAGCATCCCAGCTAGGTTTAGGGGAACAGGCAGTCGTACTGGTAGAGACCGATGAGCATCACCGAATGGACCTCAATGATTTGAAGCAGAAGCTGGTTGAGTTAAAGGAGCGTGATCTGCTGCCATTTGCGGTAGTGGCGACTTGCGGGACAACTGATTTTGGCAGTATTGATCCGGTTCGAGATGTGTATGACATCGTCAAGCCATACGGCCTGTGGATTCATGCAGATGCTGCATATGGCGGAGCACTTGTGTTAAGCGAAACCTACCGAAGTAAATTAGACGGTATTGAGCTTGCTGATTCGATCACGATCGACTTTCATAAACAATTTTATCAGCCGATCTCCTGCGGGGCATTTTTGCTAAAGGATAAAAGACATTTTGGTTTGATTGATTATCATGCAGATTATCTCAATCCAAAGGAAGATGAGCTGGAAGGAATTCTACATCTCGTGAATAAATCTGTCCAAACAACGCGCCGATTTGACGCACTGAAATTACTTCTCTCACTTCGTCTTATTGGAGAAGAAGGGTTTGGCGACATCATAGACCATACGATCCTTTTTGCGAAGGATGTGGCTGCGCTCATTGAAACAAATGCTCACCTTGAGGTGATCAATCCTGAGCCAGAGATCAATGCGGTTGTGTTTCGATTTATAGATGATCATCGAGAGGATGACATCAATAAGATCATTCACCGGACATTATTCCAAACAGGTACTGCTGTCGTTGCAAAAACAGTGGTTGATGGTCAAACATGCTTGAAATTCACTTTGTTAAATCCGAGAACGACAATCACACATATTGAGGAAATCCTTTCTGACATCATTGATATCGGGATCGCTCATATTCAATCCGGGAGGGTACTACGTTGAGTCAATATAAACAAATGGCTGAAAATGCAACCATGCAAAGCTTTTTAAACTGTTTTTTACGTGAAACAGGAATCGATCGATCTGCAAAAAAAGAGACCAAAGTAGATGGCTCACTTGTATTCGTGGCAAAACTAGCAAAGCAAGATCTTGAGCTTGTGATTCCGATCCGATATTTTTCACCTGTAGGCCGTCATCTATTTGATTTTCCGATTCGCTTTCGCCCGCAAGGTAGTGAACAAGAAGGCACGATTGTCGATTACACAACACTTGTTGCTTTATGTTCTAAGGAGCTTCTCATTGAATATGGCCGGACAGATGCAGAGGATGAATTCATGCTTCGCATCATTTTAAGCTGCCGGAATATTGAACGATTCTTAAAAGAGAGAGAAAGTGATCGAACGGCTCTTTCTCAAGCTGATTTTGAGTATATTGAGGCGGAGCAGTCACTTCTCCTTGGACATTTAACGCATCCTACACCAAAGAGCAGACAGGGAATGACAGAAGAGGAGGAAGCGGTTTATTCTCCTGAGCTGAAAGGGTCTTTCCAGCTTCATTACTTTAAAGCGCACCATTCTATCGTGCTTCAGGATTCTTCTATTTCACAGTCTGCCGCAAACCTCATGCTAGAGGAGCTCTCACGCCAGGTGCCAGAAGAAAAAGAGAGACTGCATACATTAACAGAAGACGGAGAATATGTCCTCATTCCGATCCACCCGCTACAAGTCAAAGTGGTCATGGAGAAAGCGTTCGTAAAGCGTTATGTGGATGGAGGGAAACTGACTTATTTAGGGCCGCTAGGGTCTGAATACACAGCGACCTCTTCGTTTAGAACCGTTTATCAAAAGGACTCTGCTTACATGCTCAAATTCTCTGTTCCTGTGAAAATTACGAACTCCTTACGTGTGAACAAACAAAAGGAACTTGATCGCGGAGTTGAGATGTCTCGCATTTTAAAAACTGAATTGGGCGTTTCTTTATATGACAAATTCTCTGGATTCCGGGTGATTGAAGATCCAGCGTATCTATCCATTCAAGGAGATGAGGCTGAATCTGGCTTTGAAGTGGTCATTCGTCAAAATCCATTTTTGCATCATGAAAAAGGCGCAAGCTTAATTGCTGGGCTATGCCAGGATCATGCGTATGGAGGAAAATCGCGATTAGCAGGGATCATTCATGAACTTGCAGACGCAGAAGGCCGGTCAACGGAGGCTGTCAGCCAAGATTGGTTTAGACAATATTTAACCATTTCGTTAGAGCCGATGCTCTGGCTGTTTGAAACGTATGGTCTTGCGCTGGAAGCACATCAGCAAAATGCTGTCGTACAGCTGAAGGCTGGTTATCCAGACACATTCTATTATCGTGATAACCAAGGCTACTATTATAGTGAATCGAAAAAGGATAAACTCGCAAATCTTGTCCAAAACTTGAGCGTCAGAAGTGAAACCATTTGTGCTGATGATGTTGCCGTTGAGAGACTGCGTTATTATTTCTTCTTTAATCATTTATTTGGTCTCATTAACGGCTTTGGCACAGAGGGGCTGGCAAAGGAAGAGGTTTTGCTGGCACTTGTTAGAGACACATTGCTCGCTCATGAAGAGAAATATGGTGCATCTGACCTGACAAACAGCCTTCTCCGCTCAAAGGAACTGCCTTCAAAAGCGAATTTGCTGACAAGGTTTGAAGATATGGATGAGCTGACGGGGTCTCTGGAAACACAGTCTCGATACACATCTGTATTGAATCCGCTCTTTTTACATAAGGAGGCGCTGATTGGATGAGGCATCGTATTAAGTTCATTCGCGCTGAATATGAAAGGGACGTCCGGCTTGTCCATAAGTGGATGCAAGAAGAGTACGTTCACCCATTTTGGCATTTGAATATTCCGTTTCCTGCTTTTGAAAAGCATTTTTATCAGGCGATTCATGATCCGCATCAGACCCTTTATTTAGGAACCATTGACGGGACGCCGATGAGTTATTTTGAGGCATACAACGTCAAAGGTGATGTGATTGAATCCTACTATCAGCCTTCTCCGCATGATCAAGGAATTCATCTGTTAATAGGGGAGCCAGATTATGTCGGAAAAGGATTTGCTGCGCCGCTGCTTCAGGCGATGACAGCATTTCAATTTGAGCAGAACAAAAGAACAGAAAAAATTGTTGCTGAACCGGATATTCGCAATGAAAAAATGATTCATGTATTTGAAAAATGCGGCTTTGAACGTGTAAAACCAGTTACTTTACCTGATAAAACAGGGCTTTTGATGTTTTGTGATCGAGATCGATTTGAAAGGAAGTATAACCATGACGTGGTTCAACAAGCAAAATAATGTAGTGGATGTAATTGGGATTGGCATTGGCCCATTTAACCTAGGGCTTGCCGCACTATCTGAAGAAGTAAATGAAATTGACGCTTTGTTTTTTGAAAGAAGTGAAGCCTTTCATTGGCATCCAGGTATGCTCATTGAAGGGACGACACTTCAAGTCCCATTTTTAGCGGACCTTGTCAGCATGGCAGATGTGAAAAGTAAATATAGCTTTCTCAACTATTTGCAGGAGCAAAACCGTTTGTATTCATTTTACTTCCTAGAGGACTTCCATATCCCGCGCAAGGAATACAGTCATTATTGCCGCTGGGTCGCTGACCAATTAGACTCTTGCCGGTTTGGTATGAATGTTGAATCTGTCTCATTGATCGAGAAGGCAGGAGAAAAGCGATATGAAGTGCATGTCCGTCATGTGAAAGATCAAACCGTAGAGGTGTTTGAAAGTAAGCACCTCGTCTTAGGAATTGGCACGCAGCCGGCGATACCAGCATCGCTCCAGCCAGCTTTAGGAGATAAGGTGTTTCATTCTGCTGACTATTTAAAACGCAAGAAAGAAGGCTGTTTCAAAGGAAAGTCTGTGACGGTCATCGGCTCTGGTCAAAGTGCGGCAGAAGTGTTTTATGACATTTTATCAGATGATGAGGCGAAGGATATTCACTGGTTCACACGGTCTAAAGGGTTTTTCCCAATGGAATATTCAAACCTTGGACTTGAGTATTTTTCTCCAGACTATATTGATTTCTTTTATGAGCTTCCGCAAACAAAAAAAGACGCGTTATTAAAGCAGCAAGACTTGCTGTATAAAGGCATCAGCTCTGCGATGATCCGTGATATTTATCACTTGCTTTATGAACGTTCTGCCTGCGGAGAACAGTTGAACACGGTGCTGCAAGCGATGACCGAGGTCAACTTGATTGAGGAAACAGCGGATGGCTTGTCGATTTCCTGCTCTCAATGGATAAAAGAGGAATCCTTTACTCATGAGACGGATATTGTCGTCTTGGCGACTGGCTACCAATCGGTATTGCCGCCGTTCATTGATCCGATTGCCCACCACATTGAGTGGGATGATCAAGGACGATTCCAAGTTGAACGTGAATATCGCCTGAAAACAAACACAATGGGTGAAAATGATATTTTTGTGCAAAATGCAGAGCTTCATACACATGGGGTCGGCGCACCAGATTTAGGGCTTGGGGCTTACCGAAACAGTGTGATTATCAATGAACTTGCCCGAAAAACCGTGTATCCACTATATCAAAAGCACGTCTTCCAGACATTTGGTACACACAAGAACGCAAACACATTTGAAGAAATCAAAGGTTAAGGAGGATGAAGCGATGAGTGTACAAGATGAATTGAAAAAAGCGGTGAATCCTGCTGCTTGGAAAAAGGCAAACCAGCGAATGGTGGCAAAAATGCTGTCTGAATACATGTATGAGGACATGCTTCATCCCGTTCAGCTAGATCGTAAGGATGGCATCGCTCAATATGAATTAATCATTCATGAACATAAGAAATATCGCTATCTCGCAAAACCTCGTTTGTTTGATAGTTATGATACGATCGCTGAATCGATCGAGTGCTGTCAAGACGGGAAATGGACAAAGGATGTCAGTGCCATTGTGTTTTTACTGGACATCCAGCCGATCATTCCAATGTCTTCTGACACAACAGGCCATCTGATCAAAGAGCTTCATCATACCCTGTTAGCAGATGTTCATTTGCTGTCGAAAAAAGCACTTCGTGCGGATGAACTGACAGATACAGATTACGCCTGGATCGAAGGAGAAATGACAGGGCATCCTTGGATTGTGTATAACAAAGGGCGCATTGGATTCAGTTACGATGATTACTTAGCCTATGCACCTGAAAGGCAAGAAAGTGTGCAGCTGTCTTGGATTGCTGTTCACAAAGAACTTGCGACATTCCATGCGGTTGAACATGAAAACTATGAACAAGTGATCGCAAAAGAATTAGATGAACTGACCATTCGTCAGTTTCACCGCGTCTTAAAGGATGAAGGGCTGAATGCGGCTGATTATTATATGATGCCTGTTCATAAGTGGCAGTGGACTCATATGATTATTCAGCATTTCCCAGAAGATTTGGCCATGCGCCGCATTGTGTATGTAGGAGAGGGGCTTGATCAATATATTCCGCAGCAGTCGATCAGAACCTTTACGAACATTTCAAATAAAGGTAAGCATCATATTAAACTGCCAATGAGTATTTTAAATACACTTGTGTACCGAGGGCTTCCGTCAGAACGTACAGTCATCGCCCCTCGTATTACAGCGCATATTAAAGGGATTGCTGATCAAGACTCATTTTTATCTGACGTATGCCGCGTGATTTTACCAGGTGAGAATGCAAGTATCAATGTCGATCATCCATACTACAGCAAATTGTCTGGTGCGCCGTATCAATATCTTGAAATGCTCGGTGTGATTTTTAGAGAAAGCATTTATACGTACTTAGATGAAGGGGAGTGCCCTGTTACACTTGCGGCACTCACTTATGAGGATCATGAAGGAGAGCCGTATATTAAACAGCTCATTGAAAAATCAGGTCTCTCAGCAAAAGAATGGATGGCGAAATTTTTCCATGTCGTGATGCCGCCGCTGCTGCATTTTATGTATCAATACGGTACAGTCTTTTCACCGCACGGGCAAAATACGATTCTTGTGTTAAAAGATCATCGGCCGCATCGTTTGGCGATCAAAGATTTCGTTGACGATGTGAACATTAGTGATCAGCCGCTGCCTGAATTAGCTTCACTAGAAGAAGAGTTAAAAGAAGTGCTGCGCAGTGAGCCGCCGGAAGGTCTAGTACAATTTATCTTTACAGGATTGTTTATTTGTAACCTGCGTTACGTATCAAACGTGTTAGACAATCATCAGCTGTTAGATGAAACCACTCTTTGGCGCTTGCTTGCAGAAGAAATTCAGCATTATCAAGAGCAATTCCCGCAGCTAAAGGACCGTTTTGAATTATTTGATCTATTCCAGCCTCAGTTGACAAAGCTTTGCTTAAACCGTAATCGAATGATTGATTATGGCTATGGAGATGGAGACGACCGGCCGCATGCGTCAGAGCATGGGAAGGTCACAAATGCACTCGCTCATGTTCTTTCATCCGTTGGCGAGAAGTAAAAAAGAAAAGCTGTAGACAAACCCTCGCGCATTCGGTGTCAGTCCTGCGTGCCGGTGCTCACGAATGTCAAATTCGCTCTGCTCCGGTACTCGTCCTTCCTAGACTGCAAAGGTTTTCTATCACGCTGAAAAGAAGACAAAGGGCTAAAATGAGTTTATTTTAGCCCTTTGTCAACAGCTTTTTGGTTTTTTAAGAAAATGCTTGAGAAGCAAGGAAATAAAGAAGCGCCGGATCGTTCTGCTTTTCTTTTCCGCGAATCATCATAAAATGCGCTTTGTTTGTTTTCGTAAACCCTGCTTCTATAAGTGATGTATGCAGGCGCTCAGCTGTTTCCTCCTGCATATCTAAACGAATGGCACCAGAATAAGACGAGATGAGCGATTGGATGAGTGAAAGCGCCGTTTGTTCATCGTTTGCTGCAAGCGGGCCAATCATCAGATTGGCTGGCGTTTCGACGCCAAAGGCAAAGCCGGTTATTTCGTGATGTTCATCCTTTGCGATCAGCCGGAACGCTGCTCGTTCCATTCGTTTTTTTAAAAAGCTTGCTCGATTGGTGCCTGCACCTTTCTCGTCAAGTGCTTCAATGGACGGAAGGTGCGTTTCACCAGCAGGAGAAAGGTCGATCTTACCTGACACGCGAAGTGCCGAAGGGTTTGTTTTCTGTGCTTTGTATGTATGAATGTAACCGGCCGTGTGAAACCCGATCTTTTCGTAAACCGGCTGCCCCTGTGCAGTAGCCGTTAAAACGACAGGAACGCTCTGATCACTTTGACGAAGCAAGGTGTCAATCATTTTACGTGCAAGGCCTAAGCCGCGATGTGTCTCCGATACAATGACAGCCCCAATTGACGCGACTCTGTCATATTGGAAAAGTCCTGCACAT encodes:
- a CDS encoding GNAT family N-acetyltransferase, producing MANVIQRSLTLGDIPDLIALSKEVDWPDYNAEELTSLLTNGHFTGFTTTDGQVISCAGLFQYDRVASIGAVIVSETHRGLGLARKMIDTLLRQSDQSVPVVLTATAQGQPVYEKIGFHTAGYIHTYKAQKTNPSALRVSGKIDLSPAGETHLPSIEALDEKGAGTNRASFLKKRMERAAFRLIAKDEHHEITGFAFGVETPANLMIGPLAANDEQTALSLIQSLISSYSGAIRLDMQEETAERLHTSLIEAGFTKTNKAHFMMIRGKEKQNDPALLYFLASQAFS
- a CDS encoding lysine N(6)-hydroxylase/L-ornithine N(5)-oxygenase family protein — encoded protein: MTWFNKQNNVVDVIGIGIGPFNLGLAALSEEVNEIDALFFERSEAFHWHPGMLIEGTTLQVPFLADLVSMADVKSKYSFLNYLQEQNRLYSFYFLEDFHIPRKEYSHYCRWVADQLDSCRFGMNVESVSLIEKAGEKRYEVHVRHVKDQTVEVFESKHLVLGIGTQPAIPASLQPALGDKVFHSADYLKRKKEGCFKGKSVTVIGSGQSAAEVFYDILSDDEAKDIHWFTRSKGFFPMEYSNLGLEYFSPDYIDFFYELPQTKKDALLKQQDLLYKGISSAMIRDIYHLLYERSACGEQLNTVLQAMTEVNLIEETADGLSISCSQWIKEESFTHETDIVVLATGYQSVLPPFIDPIAHHIEWDDQGRFQVEREYRLKTNTMGENDIFVQNAELHTHGVGAPDLGLGAYRNSVIINELARKTVYPLYQKHVFQTFGTHKNANTFEEIKG
- a CDS encoding GNAT family N-acetyltransferase, coding for MRHRIKFIRAEYERDVRLVHKWMQEEYVHPFWHLNIPFPAFEKHFYQAIHDPHQTLYLGTIDGTPMSYFEAYNVKGDVIESYYQPSPHDQGIHLLIGEPDYVGKGFAAPLLQAMTAFQFEQNKRTEKIVAEPDIRNEKMIHVFEKCGFERVKPVTLPDKTGLLMFCDRDRFERKYNHDVVQQAK
- a CDS encoding IucA/IucC family protein; amino-acid sequence: MSQYKQMAENATMQSFLNCFLRETGIDRSAKKETKVDGSLVFVAKLAKQDLELVIPIRYFSPVGRHLFDFPIRFRPQGSEQEGTIVDYTTLVALCSKELLIEYGRTDAEDEFMLRIILSCRNIERFLKERESDRTALSQADFEYIEAEQSLLLGHLTHPTPKSRQGMTEEEEAVYSPELKGSFQLHYFKAHHSIVLQDSSISQSAANLMLEELSRQVPEEKERLHTLTEDGEYVLIPIHPLQVKVVMEKAFVKRYVDGGKLTYLGPLGSEYTATSSFRTVYQKDSAYMLKFSVPVKITNSLRVNKQKELDRGVEMSRILKTELGVSLYDKFSGFRVIEDPAYLSIQGDEAESGFEVVIRQNPFLHHEKGASLIAGLCQDHAYGGKSRLAGIIHELADAEGRSTEAVSQDWFRQYLTISLEPMLWLFETYGLALEAHQQNAVVQLKAGYPDTFYYRDNQGYYYSESKKDKLANLVQNLSVRSETICADDVAVERLRYYFFFNHLFGLINGFGTEGLAKEEVLLALVRDTLLAHEEKYGASDLTNSLLRSKELPSKANLLTRFEDMDELTGSLETQSRYTSVLNPLFLHKEALIG
- a CDS encoding pyridoxal phosphate-dependent decarboxylase family protein, with product MQSTKPSVDSLFINQSQLGRESFQAALHTSIDSLLAQWQKDTGPYSGILPGKLAASVESLFQFQPSGESIDSVFRDIKEHLLPHLVDVSHPKCLAHLHCPPLIPALAAEVMVSSFNQSMDSFDQSGIASLVEEEILKWLCAKFSYGDLADGTFTSGGTQSNYMGLLLARDAFCENTWQWNVQQKGLPSEAHRMRILCSKNAHFTVKKSASQLGLGEQAVVLVETDEHHRMDLNDLKQKLVELKERDLLPFAVVATCGTTDFGSIDPVRDVYDIVKPYGLWIHADAAYGGALVLSETYRSKLDGIELADSITIDFHKQFYQPISCGAFLLKDKRHFGLIDYHADYLNPKEDELEGILHLVNKSVQTTRRFDALKLLLSLRLIGEEGFGDIIDHTILFAKDVAALIETNAHLEVINPEPEINAVVFRFIDDHREDDINKIIHRTLFQTGTAVVAKTVVDGQTCLKFTLLNPRTTITHIEEILSDIIDIGIAHIQSGRVLR
- a CDS encoding IucA/IucC family protein — encoded protein: MSVQDELKKAVNPAAWKKANQRMVAKMLSEYMYEDMLHPVQLDRKDGIAQYELIIHEHKKYRYLAKPRLFDSYDTIAESIECCQDGKWTKDVSAIVFLLDIQPIIPMSSDTTGHLIKELHHTLLADVHLLSKKALRADELTDTDYAWIEGEMTGHPWIVYNKGRIGFSYDDYLAYAPERQESVQLSWIAVHKELATFHAVEHENYEQVIAKELDELTIRQFHRVLKDEGLNAADYYMMPVHKWQWTHMIIQHFPEDLAMRRIVYVGEGLDQYIPQQSIRTFTNISNKGKHHIKLPMSILNTLVYRGLPSERTVIAPRITAHIKGIADQDSFLSDVCRVILPGENASINVDHPYYSKLSGAPYQYLEMLGVIFRESIYTYLDEGECPVTLAALTYEDHEGEPYIKQLIEKSGLSAKEWMAKFFHVVMPPLLHFMYQYGTVFSPHGQNTILVLKDHRPHRLAIKDFVDDVNISDQPLPELASLEEELKEVLRSEPPEGLVQFIFTGLFICNLRYVSNVLDNHQLLDETTLWRLLAEEIQHYQEQFPQLKDRFELFDLFQPQLTKLCLNRNRMIDYGYGDGDDRPHASEHGKVTNALAHVLSSVGEK